GTATGTACGGGAGGACCTAACTCGAAAGGTAAGGGACTTGCGTAGTATGTTGCATGCAAGGCATGGGCATGATGTAACTATGTACAAGGTTTGGGAAGCCAAACAGAAGGCAGTTGCACGTATTTACGGGGATTTTGACGAGTCGTACGCAGAATTGCCACGATTTCTAGCTGCATTGTCCGATGCAGATCCGGATACTGTGACCACATTAAAGTGTGACCCCCATGTCCCGGGGACTTGTATATTCAACTTCGTGTTTTGGGCTTTCGGTCCATGTATTAGAGGGTTCAGGCATTGCAGGCCGGTGATAAGCATAGATGCAACGCACCTCTATGGCAAGTACAAAGAAAAGCTGTTGATAGCAATGGCAACAAATGGTAACAACGAGGTTTATCCACTCGCATTTGCCGTTGTCGAAAGCGAGAGCATGAAGACATGGGGATGGTTCTTGGCATGCCTGTTGACCTATGTTATAGACTGGACCAATTTGTGTATAATATCCGACAGGCATCGTGGGATACAATCATGTTTCGATGACACCACTAGGGGCTACTTGCAACCGCCCTTAACCCATCATCGGTATTGCCTCCACCATTTAGTAAGCAATGTTAACACTAACTTCAATAGTGTGCCGTTGAAGAACTTGGTATGGAACGCAGCAACTGTGAATCAAGTTAGGAAGTTTGAGAACACCATGGATTGCATCAAGAATGTCAACCCGACTACGTACGACTATCTTAAGGAGGTAAATCAAGAAAAGTGGACACTTGTACATGACCATGGGCACCGAtatggggcaatgacaaccaacctGTCAGAGTGCTTCAATGGGGTACTTAGGGGTGCACGTAGCTTGCCCATAACTGCAATGGTGAAATTTACATTTTACAAGGTGAACTCATACTTTGATGAACGTCGAAACAAAACCCTAGAGCAGTTGGAAGAGGGGCAAGTGTGGTGCAAATATGCCTATGACAAGTTCAAGGCAAATCAAGAGAAGGCGAAGCTCCATATTGTTAGAAGGATGAGTGCGCAACAACGGTTATATATAGTGGAGACACAGTCTTCACTGTTGAACACTGGTGGGGGAGATCACACCCATAGGGTTTCCCTCATAGACATGACATGCACGTGCGGCAAATGGGAAGCAAACAAGATCCCCTGTTCCCACTTGATAGCAGTTTGTGCCAAACACAACCATGATGCCACTGAGTATATGGATCATTTCTACCGCGTTGAAGAACGGTATCACAGCTATGAGCCGATATTCCAACCACTGAAAGATAGGTTAGAATGGCCGGAGCCAGCACAAAGGAGAACCGTGATGCCAAACCAGCGGTTAATCCGTGAGAACGGTCGGCCAAAGTCCACGAGAATCCGCAATGAGATGGATGACGAGGATAGGGAGTTGCCAACCTCATTGTGGATTGAGAATGGACCAAAGTTGAAGTGTGGGTTGTGTCGCCAAGAGGGTCATAACCGTCGTACATGTCCAACTTGAAATGTGGCTTGAACAAGCCATGGTGCTATGTAGCAGGTAACAATTACAAATCATAGTAACAAGG
This genomic stretch from Quercus robur chromosome 4, dhQueRobu3.1, whole genome shotgun sequence harbors:
- the LOC126722792 gene encoding uncharacterized protein LOC126722792, with product MHRKIMEALRLDRESHKISIVYRAPQILVMIKRTPQFIAFDLYVTVEAVGFHGSASSQHANGVEEPHSLSVDVHPPFAYATPFPYNNQPCSAVDHLDNTEVVGATNTHDVGGSSHTYEHVQADMDEGIDIDASRDVYEEFIDTDGPVDDAEVLDVPLIENNEEDCLTTVPIPEWFTSNTWDNINDPSPALGIGHLTSWHKGDHSARGMLFKNKASVQYVLTLYYVEHNKQYKVIKSDTNRLVVRCIHEACLWSIRANCSKKHGMWVISTCKGPHSCSSLQLATDGRMMDSKFISIALEKYVREDLTRKVRDLRSMLHARHGHDVTMYKVWEAKQKAVARIYGDFDESYAELPRFLAALSDADPDTVTTLKCDPHVPGTCIFNFVFWAFGPCIRGFRHCRPVISIDATHLYGKYKEKLLIAMATNGNNEVYPLAFAVVESESMKTWGWFLACLLTYVIDWTNLCIISDRHRGIQSCFDDTTRGYLQPPLTHHRYCLHHLVSNVNTNFNSVPLKNLVWNAATVNQVRKFENTMDCIKNVNPTTYDYLKEVNQEKWTLVHDHGHRYGAMTTNLSECFNGVLRGARSLPITAMVKFTFYKVNSYFDERRNKTLEQLEEGQVWCKYAYDKFKANQEKAKLHIVRRMSAQQRLYIVETQSSLLNTGGGDHTHRVSLIDMTCTCGKWEANKIPCSHLIAVCAKHNHDATEYMDHFYRVEERYHSYEPIFQPLKDRLEWPEPAQRRTVMPNQRLIRENGRPKSTRIRNEMDDEDRELPTSLWIENGPKLKCGLCRQEGHNRRTCPT